The following proteins are encoded in a genomic region of Desulfomonile tiedjei:
- a CDS encoding MarR family transcriptional regulator, with protein sequence MIDPVNCPYYLISRVTLVATSALKKGLTFAGVAEVKPAYLGALLALWQEDGLKVVELGRRSGLETSTMTGLIDRMERDGLVERRDDASDRRVQRINLTEKGREAMNPALTVVDKVLATVFEGISAEDLSKTTDVLKRVLANAHEGNS encoded by the coding sequence GTGATCGATCCTGTAAACTGTCCGTACTACCTTATTTCCAGAGTGACGCTCGTAGCGACGTCGGCGCTCAAGAAAGGGCTGACCTTCGCGGGTGTCGCGGAGGTCAAGCCCGCGTACCTGGGTGCTTTGCTCGCTCTGTGGCAGGAAGACGGACTCAAGGTAGTTGAACTGGGGAGACGTTCCGGACTGGAAACGTCCACCATGACAGGACTCATTGACCGTATGGAGCGCGACGGCCTCGTGGAACGCCGTGATGATGCGAGCGACAGGCGTGTTCAGCGCATAAACCTCACTGAGAAGGGAAGGGAGGCGATGAATCCTGCGCTCACGGTAGTGGATAAAGTCCTGGCCACCGTTTTCGAGGGAATTTCAGCAGAGGACCTATCGAAGACCACAGACGTGTTGAAGCGAGTGCTCGCCAATGCACACGAAGGAAATTCGTGA